One part of the Gemmatimonadaceae bacterium genome encodes these proteins:
- a CDS encoding carboxypeptidase-like regulatory domain-containing protein: MLRARLRRARPLVLLTAALSCDPKETDYFLTAQNTRPIGNLTGLLSVGAAPITGATIALTGPENRSTTTASTGVYTFEDLTLGDYTVTPTAMGFNCPAANATILAFQTTTLNIVCTPQVGSVNGTIRLDLAPVAGAAVTARQGTTTVGSATTGSNGTYTIPNLLPGAYTIGMTPPPNAICPTTQRDVTVQSNLTTTADFDCTSAPGSVTGAVRLNNVGQSGVTVTLTQGATTIGTAATAAGGTYTISNVQPGTYTATITPPAGAFCSTNPQTVTVQSNQAATANFDCINFTVNLSNPAPSYRHIVPNVSSETCTGITTTPAQPGASWTTMWTGTGTVGATQRSGTLNASGMAVDRQPISQIGTYNVNATVNSGAGARSGTGSVTVQAGAGTCPAPPP, from the coding sequence GTGCTTCGAGCCCGGCTGCGGCGTGCGCGCCCGCTCGTGCTCCTGACAGCCGCGCTGAGCTGTGACCCCAAGGAGACCGACTACTTCCTCACTGCCCAGAACACCCGGCCGATCGGGAATCTCACCGGCCTCCTTTCGGTCGGCGCTGCACCGATCACCGGCGCGACGATCGCCCTCACGGGCCCCGAGAATCGCTCGACCACCACGGCCAGCACGGGTGTCTACACCTTCGAGGATCTTACGCTCGGGGACTACACCGTCACACCGACGGCCATGGGGTTCAACTGCCCTGCGGCCAACGCGACGATCCTGGCGTTTCAGACGACGACGCTGAACATCGTGTGCACGCCTCAGGTCGGGAGTGTCAACGGAACGATACGCCTCGACCTTGCGCCGGTTGCAGGAGCCGCAGTCACGGCGAGGCAGGGCACGACCACGGTTGGAAGTGCGACGACAGGAAGCAACGGGACGTACACGATCCCTAATCTTTTGCCCGGCGCGTACACAATCGGCATGACGCCTCCGCCAAACGCCATCTGCCCGACGACCCAGCGCGACGTCACCGTTCAGTCCAATCTCACAACGACAGCGGACTTCGACTGCACGAGTGCACCGGGGAGCGTCACGGGAGCGGTGCGCCTCAACAATGTTGGACAGTCGGGAGTGACGGTCACGCTCACGCAGGGAGCGACCACAATTGGCACAGCGGCGACCGCCGCCGGCGGGACTTACACGATCTCGAACGTGCAGCCAGGGACCTACACAGCGACGATCACCCCGCCAGCCGGAGCGTTCTGCAGCACGAACCCGCAAACAGTGACGGTCCAGTCAAACCAGGCGGCGACGGCGAACTTCGATTGCATCAACTTCACGGTCAATCTGAGCAATCCGGCGCCGAGCTACCGGCACATCGTGCCGAATGTGTCGTCGGAAACCTGCACCGGAATAACAACAACTCCGGCGCAGCCAGGCGCGTCGTGGACCACCATGTGGACCGGCACCGGTACCGTCGGTGCAACGCAGCGAAGCGGTACCCTCAACGCGAGCGGCATGGCAGTCGATCGTCAGCCCATCAGTCAGATCGGCACATACAACGTCAACGCAACGGTGAACTCGGGCGCTGGTGCCAGATCAGGAACGGGCAGCGTAACCGTTCAGGCTGGCGCAGGAACATGTCCTGCTCCTCCTCCGTAA
- a CDS encoding secondary thiamine-phosphate synthase enzyme YjbQ, with the protein MNLKRTARWRYRLKAEFGVRDVTGEVTELVGESGVANGIVVVSITGSTGAITTIEFEPGALKDLRDALDRIAPTGAHYDHNARWGDGNGFSHVRSALLRTSISLPVVDGELALGTWQQIVVLNLDNRDREREVVAVVCPTRA; encoded by the coding sequence ATGAACTTGAAGCGAACGGCACGATGGCGCTATCGACTGAAGGCCGAGTTCGGAGTTCGCGACGTCACCGGCGAGGTCACAGAGCTCGTCGGTGAGTCCGGCGTCGCAAACGGGATTGTCGTCGTCTCCATCACCGGATCGACAGGTGCAATCACGACGATCGAGTTTGAACCGGGAGCGCTGAAGGATCTGCGCGACGCGCTCGACCGAATCGCACCGACCGGGGCGCACTACGATCACAACGCTCGCTGGGGTGATGGAAACGGATTCTCCCACGTTCGCTCCGCGCTGCTCAGGACGAGCATCAGTCTTCCTGTCGTGGACGGAGAGCTTGCGCTCGGAACCTGGCAGCAGATTGTTGTGCTGAACCTCGACAACAGAGACCGTGAGCGTGAAGTCGTAGCAGTCGTCTGCCCAACTCGAGCGTGA
- a CDS encoding serine hydrolase domain-containing protein — protein sequence MTPSLLRRSAAFFSAVLLSAQPLQAQAPASLDTIVPSLMKRYDVPGAALAIVRGNKVVALKGFGIARASDGAAVDSARTLFRLGSLGKLFIATAVMQQLFPFYAELDEDVNSFLEFRIPKTWPEPVTLERLLTHSAGFDERIIGYAAPSRDSVGALGPYLRAHVPNRGWRPGEVIGYSNYGFALAAHVVERMSGLPFDRYARERIFVPLGMKRTFYVRVPNPFAGNLADGHECDGASCNAVAEVYSRPYAVGLVYSTAADMAQFLVAQLNRGASGSGRALDSGAVTLMQEQHFTADSLLPGMSYGFINQRHRGHRVLSHAGTVPGTSNLLFLVPDQRLGVYFVANGGRSTFGAALRDTLLAMLIPTAADTSAAPVAPATTPALSDEYLRTLAGPYQVTRYAHRTIERFPLLFSTSVELELDEGRLMLPMGDTRLAFAPIDSLHFREVGGERLIAFRRNSSGAVTHLIAPIPVFGSELTGTLERRAWHERAHFMNEYVSWLLLVPLILIFVAWPIATLLARRRRLRTEPDAPHKRRLRAQAALAVAILFLIFWAFFGFDFIAASTRMIENANGIVYGVPEEFRTLAFMPWVLAVLAFLMVVSAIAAWPARWWDATRRTLYALTTVCAVLTIVFLLRWNYLPPVF from the coding sequence TTGACGCCTTCACTCCTTCGCCGCTCTGCGGCTTTTTTCAGCGCCGTGCTTCTTTCGGCACAGCCTCTCCAGGCGCAGGCGCCCGCATCACTCGACACGATCGTCCCGTCGCTGATGAAGCGGTACGACGTACCGGGTGCGGCTCTCGCGATTGTGAGAGGCAACAAGGTCGTAGCGCTCAAAGGGTTCGGGATCGCCCGCGCCAGCGACGGAGCGGCCGTCGATTCGGCGCGCACTCTGTTTCGACTGGGCTCACTCGGGAAGCTGTTCATCGCGACAGCGGTGATGCAGCAGCTCTTTCCCTTTTACGCCGAGCTCGACGAAGACGTCAACAGCTTTCTCGAGTTCCGGATTCCTAAAACGTGGCCCGAGCCGGTCACCCTCGAACGGTTGCTCACACACTCTGCCGGATTCGACGAGCGGATAATCGGCTATGCCGCTCCTTCGCGGGACTCGGTAGGAGCGCTCGGCCCGTATTTGCGGGCACACGTTCCGAATCGCGGCTGGCGGCCCGGCGAAGTCATCGGCTATTCGAATTACGGATTCGCACTGGCGGCCCATGTCGTGGAGCGGATGAGCGGGTTGCCGTTCGACCGCTACGCGCGGGAGCGCATTTTCGTGCCGCTCGGGATGAAGCGCACTTTCTACGTGCGGGTGCCCAACCCGTTCGCCGGCAATCTCGCCGACGGCCATGAGTGCGACGGCGCGTCGTGCAACGCTGTGGCGGAAGTCTACTCGCGGCCCTATGCCGTTGGACTAGTCTACTCCACCGCGGCGGACATGGCGCAATTCCTCGTCGCGCAGCTCAACAGAGGCGCGTCCGGGAGCGGCCGGGCGCTCGATTCCGGGGCGGTGACGCTGATGCAGGAGCAGCATTTCACCGCGGACTCGCTCTTGCCCGGAATGTCTTACGGTTTCATCAACCAGCGGCACCGCGGGCACCGTGTGCTGTCGCACGCCGGCACCGTGCCGGGCACGAGCAATCTCCTGTTCCTCGTACCGGACCAGAGGCTCGGCGTGTATTTCGTCGCCAACGGCGGGCGCTCGACGTTCGGAGCCGCGCTGCGGGACACACTCCTGGCGATGCTGATCCCCACGGCTGCAGACACGTCGGCCGCACCTGTTGCGCCCGCGACGACGCCTGCGTTGAGCGACGAATACCTTCGGACGCTTGCCGGACCGTATCAGGTCACGCGCTATGCACACCGCACAATCGAGCGATTTCCTCTCTTGTTCTCGACGTCGGTGGAGCTCGAGCTGGACGAGGGCCGGTTGATGCTTCCGATGGGCGATACGCGGCTCGCGTTCGCTCCGATCGATTCGCTTCATTTTCGTGAAGTGGGCGGGGAGCGGCTCATCGCGTTCCGGCGTAATTCCAGCGGCGCCGTGACGCATCTGATTGCGCCAATTCCAGTGTTCGGCTCCGAGCTGACCGGAACGCTGGAGCGCCGGGCGTGGCATGAAAGAGCGCACTTCATGAACGAATACGTCTCATGGCTGCTGCTCGTGCCGCTGATTCTGATTTTCGTCGCGTGGCCGATCGCGACGCTTCTCGCCCGGCGGCGCCGGCTGCGGACGGAGCCCGATGCGCCGCACAAGCGGCGCCTGCGGGCGCAGGCGGCGCTCGCTGTCGCGATTCTCTTCCTGATCTTCTGGGCGTTCTTCGGGTTCGATTTCATCGCCGCTTCCACGAGAATGATCGAGAATGCAAACGGGATCGTGTACGGAGTCCCGGAGGAGTTCCGGACGCTCGCGTTCATGCCCTGGGTACTCGCCGTGCTTGCTTTTTTGATGGTCGTGAGCGCAATCGCCGCGTGGCCGGCTCGCTGGTGGGACGCGACGCGGCGGACGCTGTACGCGCTCACGACGGTGTGCGCGGTGCTGACAATCGTCTTCCTGCTTCGCTGGAACTACCTGCCGCCGGTTTTCTAG
- a CDS encoding AAA family ATPase produces the protein MTTNVRELFPRDVPTRRRLKVAFVGSHGVGKTTLCFDLASQLKRLDLGVDLVKEVARRCPLPINEETTPDAQAWILHTQIAEELAAATIYEVVVCDRSVLDNYAYLVARVGRRPELDPLVGSWIRTYSALFKVPVLEAPSFDGTRAVSRSFQMEIDGIIDELLAAFAVDALPLDPADRDGWIPTVMHALDLPMRPPQIDLFGAAAVGG, from the coding sequence ATGACGACGAACGTTCGCGAGCTGTTCCCGAGAGATGTGCCCACTCGCCGCCGCCTGAAGGTCGCGTTCGTCGGATCGCACGGCGTGGGAAAGACAACTCTGTGCTTCGACCTGGCGTCGCAACTCAAGCGGCTCGACCTCGGAGTCGACCTCGTGAAAGAGGTGGCCCGGCGGTGCCCGCTCCCCATCAACGAGGAGACGACGCCCGATGCGCAGGCGTGGATTCTTCATACACAGATAGCCGAGGAGCTGGCGGCTGCGACTATTTATGAGGTGGTCGTGTGCGACCGGTCGGTTCTCGACAACTATGCATACCTCGTAGCACGGGTTGGGCGGCGACCCGAGCTCGACCCGCTGGTGGGCAGCTGGATCCGTACCTACAGTGCGCTATTCAAGGTCCCGGTGCTCGAGGCGCCGTCGTTCGATGGCACGCGCGCCGTGAGCCGGAGTTTTCAGATGGAGATCGACGGGATCATCGATGAGCTGCTGGCGGCGTTCGCTGTTGACGCTCTGCCGCTCGATCCCGCTGATCGCGACGGTTGGATCCCGACGGTGATGCACGCGCTCGATCTTCCGATGCGTCCGCCTCAGATCGATTTGTTCGGAGCGGCTGCAGTCGGCGGCTGA
- a CDS encoding GNAT family N-acetyltransferase has protein sequence MSKGRATRYAIEADIPEIVRIINAAFRVEDFFIDGDRTNAADIGARMADPRVRFLVVGADEPGVLAAAVVVDVHDDRGHFAMLSVDPPLQGRGLARVLMNAVEDHCWAEGCDTVEIEVVNLREELPAFYNAMGYLPADTAPFPDKAKLRRDAHMVLMTKRLSASS, from the coding sequence ATGAGTAAAGGCCGCGCGACCCGCTACGCGATCGAGGCAGACATTCCGGAGATCGTGCGAATCATCAACGCCGCATTCCGGGTCGAGGATTTTTTTATCGACGGTGACCGCACGAACGCGGCGGACATCGGCGCGCGGATGGCTGATCCGCGTGTTCGATTCCTCGTCGTCGGCGCGGACGAGCCCGGCGTGCTCGCGGCGGCCGTCGTCGTGGACGTACACGACGATCGAGGACACTTCGCCATGCTTTCAGTCGATCCTCCGCTTCAGGGACGCGGGCTCGCCCGGGTTCTCATGAATGCAGTCGAGGACCACTGCTGGGCGGAGGGATGCGACACAGTCGAAATCGAGGTGGTCAATCTGAGAGAAGAGCTTCCGGCCTTCTATAACGCGATGGGATACCTTCCTGCCGACACGGCGCCGTTTCCCGACAAGGCGAAACTGCGCCGCGACGCGCACATGGTGTTGATGACGAAGCGCTTGAGCGCGTCCAGTTAG